A window from Mycobacterium saskatchewanense encodes these proteins:
- the guaA gene encoding glutamine-hydrolyzing GMP synthase: MAKPGDPEAAGPVNRPVLVVDFGAQYAQLIARRVREARVFSEVVPHTASIDEIKAREPAALVLSGGPSSVYEPGAPQLDPAVFDLGVPVFGICYGFQAMAQALGGTVAHTGTSEYGRTELKVLGGELHSGLPSVQPVWMSHGDAVTAAPEGFDVVASSAGAAVAGFESRERRLAGVQYHPEVMHSPHGQQVLSRFLHDFARLGADWTPANIADALVEQVRAQIGSGHAICGLSGGVDSAVAAALVQRAIGDRLTCVFVDHGLLRAGERAQVQRDFVAATGANLVTVDAEETFLAALSGVTNPEGKRKIIGRQFIRAFEGAVRDVLSGTDVEFLVQGTLYPDVVESGGGSGTANIKSHHNVGGLPGDLKFKLVEPLRLLFKDEVRAVGRELGLPEEIVGRQPFPGPGLGIRIVGEVTAQRLETLRRADSIAREELTAAGLDNQIWQCPVVLLADVRSVGVQGDNRTYGHPIVLRPVSSEDAMTADWTRVPYEVLERISTRITNEVAEVNRVVLDITSKPPGTIEWE; the protein is encoded by the coding sequence GTGGCGAAACCTGGTGACCCCGAAGCGGCCGGGCCCGTCAACCGGCCCGTGCTGGTTGTCGACTTCGGCGCCCAGTACGCGCAGTTGATCGCCCGCCGCGTGCGCGAGGCGCGGGTTTTCTCCGAGGTCGTTCCGCACACCGCGTCGATCGACGAGATCAAGGCCCGGGAGCCGGCGGCGCTGGTGCTCTCCGGGGGACCGTCCAGCGTCTATGAACCGGGCGCCCCGCAACTGGATCCGGCGGTGTTCGACCTCGGGGTGCCGGTGTTCGGCATCTGCTATGGGTTTCAGGCCATGGCGCAGGCGCTGGGCGGGACGGTCGCCCACACCGGCACCAGCGAGTACGGCCGCACCGAGCTGAAAGTGCTTGGCGGAGAGCTGCATTCGGGGCTGCCGAGCGTTCAGCCGGTCTGGATGAGCCACGGCGACGCGGTCACCGCCGCCCCGGAGGGGTTTGACGTGGTGGCCAGCAGCGCGGGCGCGGCGGTGGCGGGCTTCGAGAGCCGGGAGCGGCGCCTGGCCGGGGTGCAGTATCACCCCGAGGTGATGCACTCCCCGCACGGGCAGCAGGTGCTGAGCCGGTTCCTGCACGACTTCGCCAGGCTGGGCGCCGACTGGACGCCCGCCAACATCGCCGATGCCCTCGTCGAGCAGGTGCGCGCGCAGATCGGTAGTGGCCACGCGATCTGCGGGCTGTCCGGCGGCGTTGACTCGGCGGTGGCCGCCGCGCTGGTACAGCGCGCCATCGGTGACCGGTTGACCTGTGTGTTCGTCGACCACGGCCTGCTGCGCGCGGGCGAACGCGCGCAGGTGCAACGGGATTTCGTCGCGGCCACCGGCGCCAACCTGGTGACCGTCGACGCCGAGGAGACCTTCCTGGCCGCGCTGTCGGGGGTGACCAATCCCGAGGGCAAGCGCAAGATCATCGGTCGCCAGTTCATCCGGGCGTTCGAGGGTGCCGTGCGGGATGTGTTGAGCGGCACCGATGTTGAGTTCCTGGTGCAGGGCACGCTGTACCCGGACGTGGTGGAGTCCGGCGGGGGCAGCGGCACGGCCAACATCAAGAGCCATCACAACGTCGGCGGCCTGCCCGGCGATTTGAAGTTCAAGCTCGTCGAGCCGCTGCGGCTGCTGTTCAAGGACGAGGTGCGCGCCGTCGGGCGCGAGTTGGGGCTGCCGGAGGAAATCGTTGGGCGGCAGCCTTTTCCGGGCCCCGGGCTGGGCATCCGGATCGTCGGGGAGGTCACCGCGCAGCGGCTGGAGACGTTGCGGCGGGCCGACTCGATCGCCCGCGAGGAGCTGACCGCCGCCGGGCTGGACAACCAGATCTGGCAATGCCCGGTGGTGTTGCTGGCCGACGTCCGCTCGGTCGGCGTGCAGGGCGACAACCGCACCTACGGGCACCCGATCGTGCTGCGGCCGGTGTCGAGCGAGGACGCGATGACCGCCGACTGGACCCGGGTGCCCTACGAGGTGCTGGAGCGCATCTCGACGCGGATCACCAACGAGGTGGCCGAGGTCAACCGCGTGGTGCTCGACATCACCAGCAAGCCGCCCGGCACCATCGAATGGGAGTAG
- a CDS encoding glycoside hydrolase family 65 protein, giving the protein MIDDESFPVEPWHFRETALDLNLLAQTESLFALSNGHIGLRGNLDEGEPYGLPGTYLNSFYEIRPLPYAEAGYGYPEAGQTIVDVTNGKILRLLVEDEPFDVRYGQLLSHERVLDMRAGTLTREALWCSPAGKQVRVVSTRLVSLTQRGVAAIEYVVEAVNDFVRVTVQSELVTNEDQPHTSGDPRVAAILDNPLEAVDHENTETGALLMHRTRSSALMMAAAMDHEIDVPGRVEFSTDARDDLARTTVICGLRAGQKLRIVKYLAYGWSSMRSRPALRDQAAAAIHSARYSGWQGLLDAQRTYLDSFWDSADVEVDGDPESQQAVRFGLFHLLQASARAERRAIPAKGLTGTGYDGHAFWDTEGYVLPVLSYTAPHTVADALRWRASTLDLAKERAGELGLAGAAFPWRTIRGQECSAYWPAGTAAWHINADIVVAFERYRIVTGDDSLERDCLTVLVETARLWLSLGHHDRHGVWHLDGVTGPDEYTAIVRDNVFTNLMAAQNLRVAADACVRHHEEAEALGVTTEELAAWRDAADAANIPYDEGLGVHQQCEGFTTLAEWDFKENHAYPLLLHDPYVRLYPAQVIKQADLVLAMHWQGHAFTPEQKARNVDYYERRMVRDSSLSACTQAVLCAEVGHLELAHDYAYEAGLIDLRDLHHNTRDGLHMASLAGAWTALVGGFGGLRDDEGILSLDPQLPDGISRLRFRLRWRDFRLTVDVDHTQVIYTVRDGPGGELTIRHAGADLTLSTDSPTTVELHPRKALLPPPEQPVGREPLHRRALARRQ; this is encoded by the coding sequence ATGATCGACGACGAATCCTTCCCCGTCGAGCCGTGGCACTTCCGCGAGACCGCACTCGACCTCAACCTGCTGGCCCAGACCGAATCGCTGTTCGCCCTGTCCAACGGGCACATCGGGCTGCGCGGCAACCTCGACGAGGGTGAGCCGTACGGCCTGCCCGGCACCTACCTGAACTCGTTCTACGAGATCCGGCCGCTGCCCTACGCCGAGGCCGGCTACGGCTATCCGGAGGCCGGCCAGACGATCGTCGACGTCACCAACGGCAAGATCCTCCGCCTGCTGGTCGAGGACGAGCCGTTCGACGTCCGCTACGGGCAGCTGCTCTCCCACGAGCGCGTCCTCGACATGCGCGCGGGGACGCTCACCCGCGAGGCGCTCTGGTGCTCGCCGGCCGGTAAGCAGGTCAGGGTGGTGTCCACCCGGCTGGTGTCGCTCACCCAGCGCGGCGTCGCGGCCATCGAGTACGTGGTGGAAGCGGTCAACGACTTCGTGCGCGTGACGGTGCAGTCCGAACTGGTCACCAACGAGGACCAGCCGCACACCTCCGGCGACCCGCGGGTGGCGGCCATCCTGGATAACCCGCTGGAGGCCGTCGACCACGAGAACACCGAGACCGGGGCGCTGCTCATGCACCGGACCCGCAGCAGCGCCCTGATGATGGCGGCCGCAATGGATCACGAGATCGACGTCCCCGGCCGCGTCGAGTTCAGCACCGACGCCCGCGACGACCTGGCCCGCACGACAGTGATCTGTGGGCTGCGGGCGGGGCAAAAACTGCGCATCGTCAAATACCTGGCGTACGGCTGGTCGAGCATGCGCTCGCGTCCGGCCCTGCGGGATCAGGCCGCCGCCGCGATCCACAGCGCCCGCTACAGCGGGTGGCAAGGGCTGCTGGACGCGCAACGCACCTACCTCGACTCCTTCTGGGACAGCGCCGACGTCGAGGTCGACGGCGACCCCGAATCGCAGCAGGCCGTGCGGTTCGGCCTGTTCCACCTGCTGCAGGCCAGCGCGCGCGCCGAACGCCGGGCCATCCCCGCCAAGGGCCTCACCGGGACCGGCTACGACGGCCACGCCTTCTGGGACACCGAAGGCTACGTGCTCCCGGTGCTCAGCTACACGGCGCCGCACACGGTCGCCGACGCGCTGCGCTGGCGGGCGTCGACCCTGGATCTCGCCAAGGAGCGGGCCGGCGAACTCGGCCTCGCCGGCGCCGCCTTCCCGTGGCGGACCATTCGCGGGCAGGAGTGCTCGGCCTACTGGCCGGCGGGCACCGCGGCCTGGCACATCAACGCCGACATCGTGGTGGCCTTCGAGCGGTACCGGATTGTCACCGGCGACGATTCGCTGGAGCGGGACTGCCTCACCGTGCTCGTCGAGACCGCCCGCCTGTGGCTGTCGCTCGGGCATCACGACCGGCACGGCGTCTGGCATCTCGACGGCGTCACGGGGCCCGACGAGTACACGGCCATCGTCCGCGACAACGTGTTCACCAACCTGATGGCCGCGCAGAACCTGCGCGTCGCCGCCGACGCCTGCGTCCGCCACCACGAGGAGGCCGAAGCGCTCGGTGTCACCACCGAGGAGCTGGCCGCCTGGCGCGACGCGGCCGACGCCGCCAACATCCCCTACGACGAAGGCCTCGGGGTCCACCAACAGTGCGAGGGATTCACGACGCTCGCGGAGTGGGACTTCAAGGAGAACCACGCCTACCCGTTGCTGTTGCACGACCCGTACGTGCGGCTCTATCCCGCGCAGGTGATCAAGCAGGCCGACCTCGTGCTGGCGATGCACTGGCAGGGCCACGCGTTCACCCCCGAGCAGAAGGCCCGCAACGTCGACTACTACGAGCGGCGGATGGTGCGTGACTCGTCGCTGTCCGCCTGCACGCAGGCGGTGCTGTGCGCCGAGGTCGGTCACCTGGAGCTGGCCCACGACTACGCCTACGAGGCCGGGCTGATCGACCTGCGCGACCTGCACCACAACACCCGCGACGGGTTGCACATGGCGTCGCTCGCCGGGGCCTGGACGGCGCTGGTCGGCGGATTCGGCGGCCTGCGCGACGACGAGGGCATCCTGTCGCTGGATCCCCAACTCCCGGACGGCATTTCGCGACTGCGGTTCCGCCTGCGGTGGCGCGACTTCCGGCTGACCGTCGACGTCGACCACACGCAGGTCATCTATACGGTGCGCGACGGGCCGGGCGGCGAGCTGACCATTCGCCACGCCGGTGCGGACCTGACGCTGAGCACCGATTCGCCGACGACCGTCGAGTTGCACCCCCGCAAGGCGCTGCTACCGCCCCCGGAGCAGCCCGTGGGCCGCGAGCCGCTGCACCGTCGGGCTTTGGCCCGGCGTCAGTGA
- a CDS encoding 2OG-Fe dioxygenase family protein: protein MPSFDVTRSLGVGREEWTRFARHWERLAPDPYAADLGVTRLRRYGQYAFRDGIMRPMPPGVFAQPHDSNPLYIGKDRIFAPPTDEFSEDPLLPAVVKLLARVAHAVEPLDEAAEWNVKVHLFRTRSSPGRSGFGDGVPTPEGLHRDGVTLVSSLLIGRRNAIGGESLVCDADGRTVLTATLAEPGTLLLGDDRRTLHGVSPVRPIDGSGPAQRDVLVTTFASAWP from the coding sequence ATGCCCTCGTTCGACGTGACGCGCAGCCTGGGCGTCGGCCGGGAGGAATGGACGCGGTTCGCCCGGCATTGGGAGCGCCTGGCGCCGGACCCCTACGCCGCGGATCTGGGGGTCACCCGGCTACGCCGCTACGGCCAGTACGCATTTCGTGACGGGATCATGCGGCCGATGCCCCCCGGCGTGTTCGCGCAGCCGCACGACTCCAATCCGCTCTACATCGGCAAGGACCGGATCTTCGCGCCGCCGACCGACGAGTTCAGCGAGGACCCGCTGCTGCCCGCGGTGGTGAAGCTGCTGGCCCGGGTGGCCCATGCCGTGGAGCCGCTCGACGAGGCCGCCGAGTGGAACGTCAAGGTCCATCTGTTCCGCACCCGATCCTCGCCGGGCAGGTCCGGTTTCGGCGACGGCGTGCCGACCCCCGAGGGGCTGCACCGGGACGGTGTCACGCTGGTCAGCTCCCTGTTGATCGGGCGGCGCAACGCGATCGGCGGCGAGAGCCTGGTGTGCGACGCCGACGGTCGGACGGTGCTGACGGCGACCCTGGCCGAGCCCGGGACGCTGCTCTTAGGCGACGACCGCCGCACCCTGCACGGCGTTTCGCCGGTCCGTCCGATCGACGGCTCCGGCCCGGCACAGCGCGACGTCCTCGTCACCACGTTCGCGTCCGCCTGGCCGTGA
- a CDS encoding DNA polymerase Y family protein has product MGVRASRVLAIWCMDWPAVAVAAATGRPVTTPIAVTLANRVIACSAAARAVGVRRGLRRREAAARCPQLHVATADTDRDARFFEGVVAAVDDLVPRAEVLRPGLLVLPVRGAARYFGSEEKAAERVIDAVAVSSVTGAECQAGIADQLSTAVFAARAGRIVEPGGDARFLAALSIRQLATEPSLSGPGREELTDLLWRMGIRTIGQFAALSATDVASRFGADGVTAHRFARGEPERGPSGREPPPELEAVLDCDPPIDRVDAAAFAARSLASSLHQALMAAGVGCTRLAIHAVTEGGEELHRVWRCAEPLTEDATADRVRWQLDGWLSNRKARDRPSAPVTLLRLQAVEVVSAEALQLPLWGGLGEEDRLRARRALVRVQGLLGPEAVQVPVLSGGRGPAERITLTPLGDEPVPPADPDLPWPGRLPAPSPAVLLDDPVELLDSQGNPVKVTGRGMFSADPASLTVRGRGEPLSWWAGPWPVDERWWDPDVGKGRTARAQVLLESERALLLCYRQRRWYLEGSYE; this is encoded by the coding sequence ATGGGTGTCAGGGCCTCGCGGGTGCTGGCGATCTGGTGCATGGACTGGCCCGCGGTCGCGGTGGCGGCGGCCACCGGCCGGCCCGTCACGACCCCGATCGCCGTCACGCTGGCCAACCGGGTGATCGCCTGTTCGGCGGCCGCCCGCGCGGTGGGGGTGCGACGGGGGCTGCGGCGCCGGGAGGCGGCGGCGCGTTGCCCGCAGCTGCACGTCGCGACCGCCGACACCGACCGCGACGCGCGCTTCTTCGAGGGGGTGGTGGCGGCGGTGGACGACCTGGTGCCCCGGGCCGAGGTGCTGCGGCCCGGCCTCCTGGTGTTGCCGGTGCGCGGGGCGGCCCGCTATTTCGGATCCGAGGAAAAGGCCGCCGAGCGGGTGATCGACGCGGTGGCCGTGAGTTCAGTGACCGGCGCCGAATGTCAGGCCGGCATCGCCGACCAGTTGTCCACCGCGGTCTTCGCCGCGCGGGCGGGCCGCATCGTGGAGCCGGGGGGCGACGCGAGGTTCCTGGCGGCGCTGTCCATCCGGCAGCTCGCCACCGAGCCAAGCCTGTCCGGTCCGGGGCGCGAAGAGCTGACGGATCTGTTGTGGCGGATGGGGATTCGCACGATCGGGCAATTCGCCGCGCTGTCGGCCACCGACGTGGCCTCCCGGTTCGGCGCCGACGGGGTGACCGCGCACCGGTTCGCCCGCGGCGAACCCGAGCGGGGACCGTCCGGGCGGGAGCCGCCGCCGGAACTCGAGGCCGTGCTGGACTGCGACCCGCCGATCGATCGCGTCGATGCCGCGGCGTTCGCGGCGCGATCGCTGGCGAGCTCGCTGCATCAGGCGCTGATGGCCGCCGGGGTGGGCTGCACCCGGCTGGCCATTCACGCCGTCACCGAGGGCGGCGAAGAGCTGCACCGGGTGTGGCGGTGCGCCGAGCCGCTGACCGAGGACGCCACCGCCGACCGGGTGCGCTGGCAGCTGGATGGGTGGCTGAGCAACCGCAAAGCCAGGGACCGCCCGTCGGCCCCGGTGACGCTGTTGCGACTGCAGGCGGTGGAGGTGGTGTCCGCCGAGGCGCTGCAGCTGCCATTGTGGGGTGGGCTCGGCGAGGAGGACAGGCTGCGGGCCCGCCGAGCGCTGGTGCGGGTGCAGGGCCTGCTCGGCCCGGAGGCGGTGCAGGTGCCGGTGCTGTCCGGCGGTCGCGGGCCGGCCGAGCGCATCACGCTGACTCCGCTGGGTGACGAGCCGGTTCCGCCGGCCGATCCGGACCTGCCGTGGCCCGGTCGGCTGCCCGCGCCGTCGCCGGCTGTGCTGCTCGATGACCCGGTGGAATTGCTTGACTCACAAGGGAATCCGGTAAAGGTGACCGGCCGCGGTATGTTCTCCGCCGATCCCGCGAGCCTGACCGTTCGCGGCCGGGGCGAACCGCTGAGCTGGTGGGCCGGACCGTGGCCGGTCGACGAGCGGTGGTGGGATCCCGACGTGGGGAAGGGCCGCACCGCCCGCGCCCAGGTCCTGCTGGAAAGCGAGCGCGCGCTGCTGCTCTGCTATCGCCAGCGGCGCTGGTACCTCGAGGGCAGCTACGAGTGA
- a CDS encoding beta-phosphoglucomutase family hydrolase — MRQRESRKRGPTVLGLPEKVRACLFDLDGVLTDTASVHTKAWKAMFDAFLKQRAEQSGAEFVPFDPAADYRKYVDGKKREDGVRSFLQSRGIELPDGSPDDPDDADTVYGLGNRKNEMFQKVLHDDGVEVFDGSRRYLEAVSEAGLAIGVVSSSANTRDVLQITGLDRYVQKRVDGITLRDEHIAGKPAPDSYLRGAELLGVEPGAAAVFEDALSGVQAGRAGNFGFVVGVDRVGQAEELRRDGADVVVTDLAELLQS, encoded by the coding sequence ATCCGTCAACGAGAGTCCAGGAAGCGAGGTCCCACCGTGCTGGGTCTGCCGGAGAAGGTGCGTGCCTGCCTGTTCGACCTCGACGGTGTGCTGACCGATACCGCGAGCGTCCACACCAAGGCGTGGAAGGCCATGTTCGACGCGTTCCTCAAGCAACGGGCGGAGCAATCCGGCGCGGAATTCGTCCCCTTCGATCCCGCGGCCGACTACCGCAAATACGTCGATGGGAAGAAGCGCGAGGACGGCGTCCGGTCGTTTCTGCAAAGCCGCGGCATCGAGCTTCCCGACGGCAGCCCGGACGATCCCGATGACGCCGACACGGTCTACGGCCTCGGCAACCGCAAGAACGAGATGTTCCAGAAGGTGCTGCACGACGACGGCGTCGAGGTGTTCGACGGGTCGCGGCGCTACCTGGAGGCCGTCTCGGAAGCGGGGCTGGCGATCGGCGTGGTGTCCTCGAGCGCCAACACCCGCGACGTCCTGCAGATCACCGGCCTGGACCGGTACGTGCAGAAGCGGGTCGACGGCATCACGCTGCGCGACGAACACATCGCCGGCAAGCCGGCCCCCGACTCCTACCTGCGCGGGGCGGAACTGCTCGGCGTCGAGCCCGGGGCCGCGGCCGTGTTCGAGGACGCGCTGTCGGGCGTGCAGGCCGGCCGTGCCGGTAACTTCGGCTTCGTGGTGGGAGTGGATCGGGTGGGGCAGGCCGAGGAGCTGCGGCGCGACGGCGCGGACGTGGTGGTGACCGACCTCGCCGAGCTGCTGCAGTCATGA
- a CDS encoding nucleoside hydrolase, whose protein sequence is MSAIFVDADTGIDDALALMYLLGSPDADVVGIASTGGNIAVEQVCANNLGLLELCRAAAIPVSRGADDPLCGRWPQHSKFHGPGGLGYAELPPIDRRVATHDATAAWIDAARAHPGTLTGLVTGPLTNLALALRAEPALPTLLRRLVIMGGAFGGTANPMAEWNIRVDPEAASEVFAGWAGRQQLPIVCGLDLTRRVAMTPAILARLAERVGESQLMEVIAGAMRFYFESHEDRGHGHVAFMHDPLAAAVALDPRLIPARAATVDVELADTPARGTTTADWSGSRKPNALIGVEVEPAEFFDRFIDRVGRLADRVSS, encoded by the coding sequence GTGAGCGCGATCTTCGTCGACGCCGACACGGGCATCGACGACGCGCTGGCGTTGATGTACCTGCTGGGCAGCCCGGACGCCGACGTGGTCGGGATCGCCTCGACCGGCGGCAACATCGCCGTCGAGCAGGTCTGCGCCAACAACCTCGGTTTACTCGAATTGTGCCGCGCCGCAGCCATTCCGGTGTCCAGGGGGGCCGACGACCCGCTGTGCGGCCGGTGGCCCCAGCACTCGAAGTTCCACGGCCCCGGCGGTTTGGGATACGCCGAGCTGCCCCCGATCGACCGGCGGGTCGCCACTCACGACGCCACCGCGGCGTGGATCGACGCGGCTCGGGCCCATCCCGGGACGCTGACCGGCCTGGTCACCGGTCCGCTGACGAACCTGGCGCTGGCCCTGCGCGCCGAGCCCGCACTGCCCACGCTGCTGCGCCGGCTGGTGATCATGGGTGGCGCGTTCGGCGGCACCGCGAATCCCATGGCGGAATGGAACATCCGGGTCGACCCCGAGGCCGCGAGCGAGGTCTTCGCCGGTTGGGCCGGGCGGCAACAACTTCCGATCGTCTGCGGGCTGGACCTTACCCGGCGCGTCGCGATGACGCCGGCCATCCTGGCGCGGCTGGCAGAACGGGTGGGTGAGTCGCAATTGATGGAGGTGATCGCGGGGGCAATGCGGTTCTACTTCGAATCCCACGAAGACCGGGGACACGGTCACGTCGCCTTCATGCACGATCCGCTGGCTGCCGCGGTGGCACTCGACCCGCGGCTGATCCCCGCCCGGGCCGCGACGGTCGACGTCGAGCTGGCGGACACGCCGGCCCGCGGGACGACGACCGCCGATTGGTCGGGAAGCCGGAAACCCAACGCGCTCATCGGGGTTGAGGTTGAACCGGCCGAGTTCTTCGACCGGTTCATCGACCGGGTCGGGCGCCTCGCCGATCGGGTGAGCTCATGA
- a CDS encoding TetR/AcrR family transcriptional regulator — protein sequence MTTGSASVARRKIPTGREEVAAAILEAATDLFAERGPAATSIRDIAARSNVNHGLVFRHFGTKEQLVGAVLDHLGATTTALLESDPSAADAERALDRHLRVMARTLLDGYPAGQLQTRFPGAAQLLDRIRASHPDERSARLAVANAFALQFGWRLFAPFLRSAAGLTDLTDDELREAVAAEAARIVQPR from the coding sequence ATGACTACAGGATCGGCAAGCGTTGCGCGCCGCAAGATCCCCACCGGCCGCGAGGAGGTGGCCGCGGCGATCCTGGAGGCGGCCACCGACCTGTTCGCCGAACGCGGCCCGGCCGCGACCTCGATCCGCGACATCGCCGCCCGCTCAAACGTCAACCACGGCCTGGTGTTCCGGCACTTCGGCACCAAGGAACAGCTGGTCGGCGCGGTGCTCGACCACCTCGGCGCCACCACCACCGCGCTGCTGGAAAGCGATCCGTCCGCGGCGGACGCCGAACGGGCACTGGACCGGCACCTGCGGGTGATGGCCCGCACACTGCTCGACGGCTACCCGGCCGGGCAGCTGCAGACGCGGTTCCCGGGCGCCGCGCAGCTGTTGGACCGCATCCGCGCGAGCCACCCCGACGAGCGCAGCGCCCGGCTGGCCGTCGCCAATGCCTTTGCGCTGCAGTTCGGTTGGCGGTTGTTCGCGCCGTTCCTGCGCTCGGCCGCCGGGCTCACCGACCTCACCGACGACGAACTGCGCGAGGCCGTGGCCGCCGAGGCGGCCAGGATCGTCCAGCCGCGCTGA